Proteins from a genomic interval of Rhizoctonia solani chromosome 12, complete sequence:
- a CDS encoding SH3 domain-containing protein produces MHQQRTEQIAHALAAYRAFRRQDPAEQRLTTFINILNSLFPPLSSSHCADDLLLANILMSDPKCSHTQQEPNTFAEAHSSPITQEVFEEHPTFTLSQHANYISIHPVDHAETIRAAPGIDYAPVAKQQPCGIHYTADVKQGVKNNMSCACCSAHVYGCSSSANQRTLAPRLAKVEPLGLTLIPTSSMLPPCSETQPAAQPRPRPRPRPQPVPAPEPSLSPTLAPPASFVSVPTYSVPLPRLAPIGKGKGRAFSATPCPPSTSTTHFIGHGIMKPLQFSQRSLVPSGLRLKPPPSPNNPFLCSSACPTKLDPGSAPQPSQFHAFILPNSALKGLASSGRPSSPIDLCLSEKADDEDSNILGLADLELFKGWDDSGGNDNDGGGDFSYIDDNNQDLDNDPDKMEGFAEAYRRTSSAARSSSPPELSKLLDLIDKCGLPVMEPDDLWEFLLKGRHGKTWFLVEKEDRWRMALMRQPGSLWNTMESDVFLKQRKSSAIMQQTHKILPQYKEIKFMVEVRGLTVDLEVPKIHAICSIEVALSEACERGDPITSTLTPVEVYYWFEQNWYQMIDAKLGNHSNYRIATHRSGHVSPRRIVLGSSSSRSHEKRPCETNPLSPPPRDTVCLRPNASAQLSTPTSPALAPVFAPSVPDIDANMPRNATPGPSGTAARSAAAVSNPNPAVTNPASKTSMPSVGALTEAICETCLSTREFQEKLLDMRQVQLKIDARSVDNTYKLVSDEQAAMEEERLNRIELEQERANREAAELEDCVDLRRKQQFFEQCLQAVSRADQGVASNIVGMANEHLRLTIKEGLLRFQPFVAPRSPARSDLCTSTNQLEHAAPVPASNLSLPVTTASGTSTVLSHAGITPLAAARNSLAIPPSVLYPHNCLTRRPSAQLPQLQTSVVAHATRQQSVALPSPLSASTSTTQPPTPTLSNPRPISTTTFQSPLLIAMAPVAGRISMNTSPNPSIPSNLDSGHHPGDSTYLPAADTSGPALFLNISRSTSLAHNKIDAPAHDQTRHGDDSNLDYTGLNPTFSVDLTAPSLVKTSPRSDNFVHVNNKAWDTNAETNN; encoded by the exons ATGCATCAACAACGCACCGAACAGATTGCCCACGCACTAGCTGCCTATCGTGCCTTCCGTCGGCAAGATCCCGCCGAACAACGTCTCACTACTTTCATCAACATTCTCAACTCCCTTTTCCCCCCGCTTTCATCTTCTCACTGTGCGGACGACCTATTGCTGGCTAATATCCTCATGTCCGATCCCAA GTGTTCGCACACCCAACAGGAACCCAACACTTTTGCTGAGGCCCATAGCTCTCCTATAACACAG GAAGTATTCGAGGAGCATCCCACTTTCACTTTGTCTCAACATGCAAACTATATCTCGATTCATCCCGTTGATCACGCTGAAACCATACGCGCTGCGCCTGGCATTGATTACGCGCCCGTGGCCAAGCAGC AGCCTTGTGGGATTCACTATACAGCAGACGTAAAGCAAGGCGTGAAAAACAATATGTCGTGCGCATGTTGCAGCGCACACGTATACGGGTGCTCAAGCAGTGCAAACCAGCGCACTCTAGCTCCTCGACTGGCAAAGGTTGAGCCGCTGGGACTTACTTTGATCCCTACTTCCTCCATGCTCCCACCATGCTCTGAGACTCAACCTGCAGCCCAGCCTAGACCCCGTCCTCGTCCCCGTCCCCAGCCCGTGCCGGCACCGGAGCCTTCGCTCAGTCCCACCCTTGCCCCTCCCGCTTCGTTTGTTTCAGTACCTACCTATAGCGTCCCACTCCCTAGGCTGGCTCCCAtcggcaagggcaagggacgGGCATTTTCTGCTACACCGTGCCCACCGTCTACATCTACTACCCATTTTATTGGACACGGGATCATGAAGCCTCTGCAATTCAGTCAGAGGAGCTTGGTTCCGTCTGGTCTACGTCTAAAGCCTCCCCCTTCCCCCAACAACCCTTTCCTTTGCTCAAGTGCTTGTCCAACCAAGCTTGATCCAGGTTCCGCGCCTCAGCCTTCCCAATTCCATGCATTTATCCTGCCTAACTCGGCCTTGAAAGGCTTGGCGTCGTCAGGTCGGCCGTCTAGCCCAATCGACCTATGTTTGTCAGAGAAGGCCGACGATGAAGATTCCAACATTCTGGGCTTGGCTGACCTGGAGTTGTTTAAAGGGTGGGATGATAGTGGGGGTAATGACAATGATGGAGGAGGAGATTTCAGTTATATTGACGACAATAACCAGGACCTCGATAACGATCCTgacaaaatggaagggttcgCAGAGGCATATCGTCGCACTTCCTCAGCGGCTCGCTCCTCTAGCCCCCCAGAGCTCTCCAAGCTTCTTGACTTGATCGATAAATGCGGCCTTCCGGTTATGGAGCCTGATGATCTTTGGGAGTTCTTGCTTAAAGGTCGTCACGGCAAGACGTGGTTCCTTGTTGAAAAGG AGGATCGGTGGCGAATGGCATTGATGAGGCAACCCGGGTCACTCTGGAACACT ATGGAATCGGACGTTTTTCTAAAACAACGTAAATCGTCGGCAATCATGCAGCAAACGCACAAGATCTTGCCGCAGTACAAGGAAATAAAATTCATGGTTGAAGTACGCGGTCTGACCGTAGACCTTGAAGTTCCCAAGATCCATGCAATTTGTTCTATCGAAGTCGCGCTGTCAGAAGCTTGTGAGCGTGGCGATCCAATCACTTCGACTTTGACTCCGGTAGAGGTCTACTACTGGTTTGAACAAAACTGGTATCAAATGATTGATGCAAA GCTTGGAAACCATTCTAACTATCGAATTGCTACTCACCGTAGTGGGCACGTTAGCCCAAGGCGCATTGTTTTGGGTTCATCATCAAGCCGATCTCACGAGAAGCGCCCCTGTGAAACCAACCCTCTCTCTCCACCCCCTAGAGATACTGTTTGCCTACGCCCCAACGCCAGTGCCCAATTATCCACCCCTACATCTCCAGCTTTGGCCCCGGTTTTTGCTCCATCTGTGCCAGATATTGACGCCAACATGCCACGAAACGCGACTCCGGGGCCTTCTGGTACCGCTGCACGCTCTGCAGCTGCTGTGTCCAATCCAAACCCTGCAGTGACAAACCCTGCTTCCAAGACCAGTATGCCATCGGTTGGTGCCTTGACAGAAGCTATTTGTGAGACGTGTTTGTCTACTAGGGAGTTTCAGGAAAAGCTACTGGACATGCGGCAAGTACAACTCAAGATTGATGCAAGGAGCGTTGACAATACGTACAAGCTGGTTAGTGATGAACAGGCAGCAATGGAAGAAGAGCGTCTCAACCGCATTGAACTTGAACAAGAACGTGCCAATCGTGAGGCAGCTGAATTGGAGGACTGTGTTGATCTGAGACGGAAGCAGCAGTTTTTTGAGCAGTGCCTTCAAGCTGTATCCCGTGCGGACCAGGGCGTTGCAAGCAATATCGTCGGGATGGCCAACGAGCACCTACGTCTTACAATAAAAGAGGGGCTGTTGCGATTCCAACCATTTGTTGCACCTCGCAGTCCTGCTCGGTCTGACCTTTGCACTTCAACCAATCAACTTGAACACGCCGCTCCGGTCCCTGCCTCTAATCTATCTCTGCCGGTCACAACAGCATCCGGCACGTCCACAGTCTTGTCACATGCCGGCATAACACCTTTGGCTGCTGCTCGCAACTCTTTGGCTATCCCCCCTTCCGTCCTATATCCTCACAATTGTTTAACTCGACGACCATCTGCCCAGCTACCTCAGCTACAAACATCAGTGGTTGCCCATGCTACGCGTCAGCAAAGTGTAGCCTTACCCAGTCCGTTGTCTGCATCAACTTCCACCACCCAGCCTCCGACTCCTACTCTATCTAACCCACGCCCTATCTCAACCACCACATTCCAGTCTCCTTTATTGATTGCCATGGCTCCTGTTGCCGGCCGTATCAGCATGAATACATCTCCAAACCCATCAATTCCCTCAAACCTTGACTCCGGCCATCACCCGGGAGACTCGACGTACCTTCCCGCCGCCGACACATCCGGCCCTGCCTTGTTCCTCAACATTTCCCGGTCAACCTCTCTTGCGCACAATAAAATTGACGCGCCGGCTCACGATCAAACACGCCACGGAGATGACTCGAATTTGGATTACACGGGTTTAAACCCAACTTTTTCTG TTGACCTCACAGCGCCCAGCCTGGTCAAAACCTCCCCTCGGAGCGACAATTTTGTCCACGTGAACAACAAAGCTTGGGATACAAATGCCGAGACCAATAATTAG
- a CDS encoding DDE superfamily endonuclease, translating into MANLLSFALEEEQGTAQLLAQVIATQNRQQHQAKQLRDRLRGMRAHQQTQYTQEGVAYNQQARAPVSLVRDRLQWMAKLRVGLEGNIANDAVFAYGPLQRLCYLALQELDHEEGEGEEEATNDNPGVVHVHNNRHNSHQSNHPPLGAGRIRPTGRAIRRRIPYTISSQPRQNNFFDMALDLPEHDFRIVFRMSKRTFWSLVDLIRPNEVFADHGGRKQRPVFHQLGAFLIRFGSMGSRGDFTALLTSVGKGSVPIYCERVTYAIRIFGLSCVGWPSAERKEEIKLAFRETCGLNGIIGILDGSLIDLAKRPAGSKEAFRSRKGTIATNIQAIVDHEGRFIAYETGFPGSKNDSYIWKQSFVWSHRHAHFSNGKFLLADGGYPLSWFVLTPFARNERQGDDCARKIQFNCQISRARVLVEHTFGQLKSRFPSLVMMGEIGDLEMLYHTIEALMVLHNICYDLHNTVSGEADAFIEAGGNYDWVDHESDLDAGPGANINKHVLVEGRAFRARCMDQICPP; encoded by the exons ATGGCCAATCTTCTTAGCTTTGCTTTAGAAGAAGAGCAAGGTACTGCTCAGCTTCTGGCACAAGTAATTGCAACCCAAAATCGTCAGCAACACCAGGCAAAACAGCTGAGGGATAGATTGAGGGGGATGCGTGCTCACCAGCAAACCCAGTACACTCAGGAAGGGGTTGCGTACAATCAACAAGCTCGCGCGCCGGTGTCTTTGGTTCGGGACCGTCTCCAGTGGATGGCGAAGCTCCGCGTTGGGCTTGAGGGGAATATTGCAAACGACGCGGTCTTTGCCTACGGACCATTACAGCGTCTTTGCTACTTGGCTCTCCAGGAACTTGATCACGAAGAAGGCGAGGGCGAGGAGGAGGCTACCAATGATAACCCCGGAGTAGTCCACGTTCATAACAATCGACATAACTCACATCAAAGTAATCATCCTCCGCTTGGGGCGGGCCGCATTCGGCCCACTGGTCGTGCTATTCGTCGACGCATACCCTACACGATCTCTAGTCAACCTCGCCAGAATAATTTTTTTGACATGGCACTGGACTTGCCTGAGCACGACTTTCGCATTGTATTCAG AATGTCTAAAAGAACGTTTTGGTCGTTAGTGGATTTAATTCGACCCAATGAAGTGTTCGCGGACCATGGTGGGCGCAAGCAACGTCCGGTATTCCATCAACTGGGGGCGTTTCTCATTCGCTTTGGTTCCATGGGTTCACGAGGAGATTTTACGGCGTTACTTACCTCGGTTGGGAAAGGCTCAGTCCCAATTTACTGCGAACGAGTGACATATGCAATTCGGATTTTTGGATTGTCGTGTGTCGGATGGCCAAGTGCCGAACGTAAAGAAGAGATCAAACTCGCTTTTCGGGAGACCTGTGGGTTGAACGGGATCATTGGTATATTAGATGGTTCGTTGATTGACTTGGCAAAGCGCCCTGCTGGGTCCAAAGAGGCATTCCGATCTAGAAAAGGAACGATTGCG ACAAATATACAAGCCATTGTAGACCACGAGGGAAGGTTTATTGCTTATGAGACTGGATTCCCTGGGTCAAAGAACGACTCTTACATATGGAAGCAGTCGTTTGTTTGGAGTCATCGCCACGCGCACTTCAGCAACGGCAAATTTCTACTGGCAGATGGAG GATATCCACTCAGTTGGTTTGTGCTCACCCCGTTTGCTCGTAACGAGCGACAAGGGGATGATTGTGCGCGTAAAATACAGTTTAATTGCCAAATTTCCAGGGCGCGTGTGCTAGTCGAACATACCTTTGGTCAACTCAAATCCCGATTTCCGTCCTTGGTTATGATGGGGGAAATCGGAGACCTGGAGATGCTTTACCATACAATTGAGGCATTGATGGTTCTTCATAACATCTGCTATGACCTACACAATACCGTTAGTGGAGAGGCAGATGCTTTTATAGAGGCGGGAGGTAATTACGATTGGGTGGACCACGAGAGTGATCTTGATGCAGGCCCGGGAGCAAATATCAACAAACACGTTCTTGTCGAAGGGCGGGCGTTCCGTGCTCGGTGTATGGATCAGATCTGTCCGCCGTAA